Proteins encoded within one genomic window of Pirellulales bacterium:
- the nrdR gene encoding transcriptional repressor NrdR, which translates to MRCPYCRVDNDKVIDSRAGQDGFAIRRRRECVRCARRFTTYERVEEPILSVVKKAGIREPFDREKLKSGLQKALWKRPFGEDQIEAIIAAVENDVFTTFETEVDSAYLGNMLMQQLRQLDQVAYVRFASVYRQFQDIRDFVQEVQPILAEAKHTPK; encoded by the coding sequence ATGCGTTGCCCCTATTGTCGCGTGGACAATGACAAAGTGATCGACTCGCGTGCCGGACAGGATGGCTTTGCCATCCGCCGTCGACGCGAATGTGTCCGTTGCGCTCGGCGATTCACGACGTACGAACGGGTCGAGGAGCCTATCTTGAGTGTCGTCAAAAAAGCTGGCATCCGCGAGCCGTTCGACCGCGAAAAGCTCAAGTCCGGTTTGCAAAAGGCCCTTTGGAAGCGACCCTTTGGCGAAGATCAGATTGAAGCCATTATCGCTGCCGTCGAAAACGACGTGTTTACAACCTTTGAAACCGAAGTCGATAGCGCCTATCTAGGAAACATGCTGATGCAACAGTTGCGCCAACTCGATCAAGTTGCCTACGTGCGCTTCGCCAGTGTGTATCGGCAGTTCCAAGACATCCGCGACTTTGTGCAAGAAGTGCAGCCGATTCTGGCGGAAGCAAAGCATACTCCCAAGTGA
- the moaC gene encoding cyclic pyranopterin monophosphate synthase MoaC, translating into MDMANPLSHFDEHGASRMVDVGEKPMTNRSARASGLVTMAAMTQAFIRDRKAAKGDVLEVARLAGIMAAKRTGELIPLCHPLSLDAVTLEFSFPNSASVQIEAAVQCTAKTGVEMEALTAVSVAALTIYDMCKSVDRGMIIGPVQLEDKCGGRSGHWKRGANAEGPKRET; encoded by the coding sequence ATGGACATGGCTAATCCTCTTTCACACTTCGATGAACACGGTGCCAGCCGCATGGTGGATGTCGGCGAGAAGCCGATGACCAATCGCAGCGCCCGCGCGAGCGGCTTGGTGACGATGGCGGCGATGACGCAGGCTTTTATCCGCGATCGCAAGGCAGCAAAAGGCGATGTCCTCGAGGTAGCGCGCTTGGCGGGAATCATGGCGGCAAAGCGAACCGGCGAACTCATTCCGCTGTGTCATCCATTGTCGCTCGATGCCGTGACCTTAGAGTTTTCGTTTCCCAATAGCGCGTCCGTGCAGATCGAGGCAGCGGTTCAATGTACGGCAAAGACCGGGGTTGAGATGGAGGCGCTGACGGCGGTGAGCGTCGCGGCACTAACGATTTATGATATGTGCAAGTCGGTGGATCGCGGCATGATAATCGGACCGGTGCAGCTTGAAGATAAGTGCGGCGGACGCAGCGGGCATTGGAAGAGGGGCGCGAACGCCGAAGGGCCGAAGAGGGAAACGTAA
- the prfB gene encoding peptide chain release factor 2: protein MQSLSAYHRPDDTLVANAYNDGLPVTTLEITKLTRSWKKNSPIAPNAFTSESYNCEIVFDYAAKKKQAKTIEDRMAAADFWNNQAAAQESVIEFKGLNSLLKPLDQAIALDDEIRTLVEMGDEDASFVGELREQLDLAEPMLDDLELKSLLNGPHDVNAAILSINARDGGTDANDWAEMMLRMYLLWAQKNGYETELLDRQDDGVAGIQHATIAIRGPMAYGYLKGETGMHRLVRISPFNAEGKRQTSFAAIDVSPEISESGEIEIRDEDIREDVFRASGAGGQHVNKTSSAIRLTHFPTGIVVQCQNERSQHKNRATAIKMLRSRLARLEEDKRAAEQDAKYRSQAKTGFGSQIRNYFLHPDQRVKDARTGHYVGSFNAVLDGNIQGFLDAYLQWRAAGGKPVEAGRGDDE, encoded by the coding sequence ATGCAATCACTTTCAGCGTATCATAGGCCGGATGACACACTTGTCGCAAATGCTTATAATGATGGGCTGCCCGTCACAACTCTTGAAATTACAAAACTGACACGGTCATGGAAAAAGAACTCACCGATCGCGCCAAACGCATTCACGAGCGAATCCTACAACTGCGAGATAGTCTTTGACTACGCTGCGAAGAAAAAGCAGGCAAAAACGATCGAGGACCGCATGGCGGCGGCCGATTTCTGGAACAACCAAGCCGCAGCTCAAGAATCGGTGATTGAGTTCAAAGGGCTAAACTCGCTGCTCAAACCTCTGGATCAGGCAATCGCGCTGGATGACGAAATTCGGACTCTCGTCGAAATGGGCGATGAGGATGCAAGTTTTGTCGGCGAGCTGCGGGAACAGCTCGATCTTGCCGAGCCGATGCTGGATGACCTCGAGCTGAAATCGCTCCTCAATGGCCCGCACGATGTCAACGCAGCTATCCTGTCGATTAATGCTCGCGACGGCGGCACCGATGCGAACGACTGGGCTGAGATGATGCTGCGGATGTACTTGTTGTGGGCGCAAAAGAATGGCTACGAGACGGAATTGCTGGATCGCCAGGACGACGGCGTCGCCGGCATTCAACACGCAACCATCGCCATCCGCGGACCGATGGCGTATGGCTATTTGAAAGGGGAGACCGGCATGCACCGGCTGGTGCGAATCAGCCCGTTTAACGCGGAAGGCAAGCGCCAGACCAGCTTTGCGGCAATTGATGTTTCTCCCGAGATTAGTGAATCCGGAGAAATTGAAATCCGCGATGAAGACATTCGCGAAGATGTCTTTCGAGCCAGTGGCGCAGGGGGGCAACATGTCAATAAGACCTCCAGCGCGATTCGACTGACGCACTTTCCGACCGGCATTGTGGTGCAATGTCAAAACGAGCGCAGCCAGCACAAGAACCGCGCCACAGCGATCAAGATGCTTCGCTCGCGTTTGGCGCGGCTCGAAGAAGACAAGCGCGCCGCGGAACAAGACGCAAAATATCGCTCTCAAGCCAAAACCGGCTTCGGATCGCAGATTCGCAACTACTTCTTGCATCCCGATCAGCGCGTGAAAGACGCTCGCACCGGCCACTACGTGGGGAGTTTTAATGCGGTGCTCGACGGCAATATCCAGGGCTTCCTCGACGCCTACTTGCAGTGGCGAGCAGCCGGTGGAAAGCCCGTCGAAGCCGGGAGAGGGGACGATGAATAG
- a CDS encoding HAMP domain-containing histidine kinase, giving the protein MRQPLRYQILIPFTAVLAVAIVAVSVLSAALATHRAGRKIEEQLQGIAKALAESSFPLTRVVLRQMHDLSGADFVFVENDGPVVTSNAQLDASARDDQPTGNESQPLSLDTPVEITGRRYFAMSLATMARGFQGPGRLHIFYPERSWQEARNEAALPPLAIGGIALAATALIALAIAGRLTKPILELRRQVARIAEADFSPMPLPERDDELRDLAATVNRLAEQLREMERAIRRGERLALLGQLAGGLAHHLRNSVTGARMAVQLHARECDADRESLDVALRQLTLTEENLKQFLAAPQANCEISTAPRKEHCQLSAVVNEVVELLGPSLRHRRIELSISKSSARLELFADPNQLRQLLMNLILNAADAAGPGGWVKADSTAEGSELVLRVIDNGAGPPAAIADRLFEPFTTGKPEGIGLGLAVVQQIVKAHHGRIEWSHRAEETCFEVRLPKAASEPSMSVQQEAGTSAL; this is encoded by the coding sequence ATGCGCCAGCCGCTGCGTTATCAGATTTTGATTCCCTTCACTGCCGTGTTGGCCGTGGCGATCGTCGCGGTCAGCGTGCTGAGCGCGGCATTGGCCACGCACCGGGCCGGCCGGAAAATTGAAGAACAATTGCAAGGGATTGCCAAGGCGCTAGCCGAGTCGTCGTTTCCGCTCACCAGGGTCGTCTTGCGGCAGATGCACGATTTGTCGGGGGCCGATTTCGTCTTCGTGGAAAACGATGGTCCAGTGGTCACTTCCAACGCGCAGCTCGACGCATCCGCCAGAGATGACCAGCCAACGGGCAATGAATCTCAGCCGCTGTCCTTGGACACGCCCGTGGAAATCACTGGACGAAGGTACTTCGCGATGTCGCTGGCGACCATGGCACGCGGTTTCCAAGGGCCAGGCCGGCTGCACATTTTCTATCCGGAGCGGTCTTGGCAAGAAGCTCGCAACGAAGCGGCACTACCACCTCTGGCAATCGGCGGAATCGCGCTGGCGGCAACCGCGCTGATCGCGCTGGCGATTGCTGGCCGATTGACGAAGCCGATTCTCGAGTTGCGCCGCCAAGTCGCTCGCATTGCCGAGGCGGACTTTTCGCCGATGCCATTGCCCGAGCGCGACGACGAGCTGCGCGACCTTGCCGCGACGGTCAATCGGCTGGCGGAACAACTCCGCGAAATGGAGCGAGCGATCCGCCGCGGCGAGCGTCTGGCGCTGCTCGGCCAGCTTGCCGGCGGTCTGGCTCATCATCTGCGCAATAGCGTCACCGGCGCTCGGATGGCCGTGCAGCTTCACGCTCGCGAATGCGATGCCGATCGAGAAAGCCTGGACGTGGCGTTACGGCAATTAACGCTGACCGAAGAAAACTTGAAGCAGTTCTTGGCCGCTCCACAGGCAAATTGCGAAATATCAACCGCGCCACGGAAAGAGCACTGCCAATTATCGGCCGTTGTGAACGAAGTTGTCGAACTGCTTGGCCCGTCGCTGCGCCACCGTCGAATCGAATTATCGATTAGCAAGTCCAGCGCTCGCCTGGAGTTGTTTGCCGATCCAAATCAACTGCGCCAGCTCTTGATGAATTTGATTCTGAACGCCGCCGATGCCGCCGGACCAGGTGGTTGGGTGAAGGCTGATTCGACCGCCGAAGGTTCGGAGCTTGTGCTGCGAGTCATCGATAATGGCGCAGGACCGCCCGCTGCGATTGCCGACCGCTTGTTCGAACCGTTTACCACTGGCAAACCCGAAGGCATTGGCCTCGGCTTGGCTGTTGTGCAGCAAATTGTCAAGGCTCACCATGGGCGTATAGAATGGAGCCACCGCGCCGAGGAAACGTGCTTCGAAGTACGGCTGCCAAAAGCAGCCAGCGAACCGTCGATGTCCGTGCAGCAGGAAGCAGGCACTTCAGCCCTTTAG
- a CDS encoding sigma-54-dependent Fis family transcriptional regulator, whose amino-acid sequence MSSILIVDDEESICWGLSRLLGGEGHAVSIASSAEEALEKVPHARPDLVVLDVRLPGMDGLTAMSKFREAAGPVPIVVITAFGSLNTAVAALNEGAFDYLPKPFDLDQAAAVIHRALALPDYDTDIVHSAAAVPSDDGLYGTSPAMQEVFKRIALVAPTDAAVLIGGESGTGKELVARAIHRHSQRATACLVPVNLASLSPTLVESELFGHVKGAFTGATASRQGLLELANGATVFFDEAGDIPLSVQVKLLRVLEQHEATPVGDTRPRRTSFRVVAATNRDLRRECAEGRFRQDLFFRLAVFEIQLPPLRERREDIPALAELFLRRWSNFGQGAPILLAKTVQELCRRDWPGNVRELRNAIEHGALMARSGAIAPEHLPPTTGSGELTSADSAAMLPRHVREWTEQQLNGPEQSQDLYERFLNVAEPALFDAVLAATNQNRAQAATLLGIHRATLRKKLNGDLDTD is encoded by the coding sequence ATGTCTTCCATCTTGATTGTTGACGACGAAGAAAGCATCTGCTGGGGCCTAAGTCGTCTGCTCGGCGGCGAAGGACATGCGGTGAGTATCGCTTCGTCGGCCGAAGAGGCGCTCGAAAAAGTGCCGCATGCCAGGCCCGATTTGGTCGTGCTCGACGTGCGGCTGCCAGGCATGGACGGCCTGACCGCGATGAGTAAATTTCGCGAAGCGGCAGGGCCGGTGCCGATTGTCGTCATCACCGCTTTCGGCAGTTTAAATACCGCCGTCGCAGCGCTCAACGAGGGCGCATTCGACTATCTGCCCAAGCCGTTCGATCTGGATCAGGCGGCTGCGGTAATTCATCGAGCATTGGCGCTACCAGATTATGACACCGACATCGTGCATTCCGCGGCGGCAGTACCGAGCGACGATGGATTGTACGGCACCAGTCCGGCGATGCAGGAAGTATTCAAGCGGATCGCGTTGGTCGCGCCGACCGACGCTGCCGTGCTGATTGGCGGAGAAAGCGGCACGGGCAAGGAACTCGTCGCGCGAGCCATTCACCGCCATTCCCAGCGTGCGACCGCGTGTTTGGTGCCGGTCAACCTGGCTTCGCTCAGCCCGACGCTGGTGGAGAGCGAGCTATTCGGCCACGTAAAAGGCGCATTCACCGGTGCCACGGCATCGCGTCAAGGCTTGCTGGAGCTGGCCAATGGCGCGACAGTGTTCTTCGATGAGGCGGGTGATATTCCACTCAGTGTGCAGGTGAAGCTACTTCGCGTGCTCGAACAGCATGAAGCAACGCCGGTCGGCGACACGCGACCGCGGCGAACGAGTTTTCGCGTGGTGGCCGCCACCAATCGCGATCTGCGCCGCGAGTGCGCCGAAGGGCGATTTCGCCAAGATCTGTTTTTTCGGCTGGCTGTGTTTGAAATCCAGTTGCCGCCGCTGCGCGAGCGGCGCGAGGATATTCCCGCCCTAGCGGAGTTGTTCTTGCGAAGGTGGTCGAACTTCGGCCAAGGCGCACCGATACTGCTGGCCAAAACGGTCCAGGAACTATGCCGCCGCGACTGGCCGGGGAATGTGCGCGAACTGCGAAACGCCATCGAACACGGCGCATTGATGGCTCGCAGCGGCGCGATTGCGCCGGAACATTTGCCGCCGACGACAGGTTCGGGCGAGCTAACCAGCGCCGATTCAGCCGCGATGCTGCCTCGGCACGTCCGCGAGTGGACCGAGCAGCAACTTAACGGGCCGGAGCAGAGCCAGGATCTGTACGAACGCTTTCTCAATGTTGCCGAACCAGCGCTGTTCGATGCCGTACTCGCCGCGACCAATCAAAACCGCGCACAGGCGGCGACCTTGCTCGGTATTCATCGAGCGACACTGCGCAAGAAACTCAATGGCGATCTCGACACCGATTAA
- a CDS encoding acyl-CoA carboxylase subunit beta, producing the protein MSSKSARPSSTDLVAQLAELETDLRLGGGPAAIERQHQKGRLTARERIERLLDPDCSFFELGLWAAWGMYAQWGGAPAAGVVTGIGKICGRRHMIVANDATVKAGAFFPSTAKKVLRAQRIAAQNRLPLVYLVDSAGVFLPLQEDVFPDEDDFGRIFRNNAVISAMGLQQIAAIMGNCVAGGGYLPVLCDKLLMTEGSGLYLAGPALVKSAIGQEVSHEELGGAAMHAQVSGTIDYRDPSDEACLERLRRLAAAVRPDDTNPPPPFRREAAIEAKQPGKNLHEIVSVSSTGDYEVRDVFSCLVDADSFDEYKPEFGQTLVCGTARIGGFSVGIVANQRHRVRPADGPYQFGGVLYVDSAEKAARFVMNCNQDWLPIIFLQDVNGFMVGRDSERAGIIKAGAKLVSAISNSRVPKITVITGGSYGAGNYALCGKAFDPRFIFAWPTARIAVMGGEQAAETLLEVAVKSVQRQGGKVDAEELAKLRDTVTADYERQTDVRYAAARGWVDAIIDPATTREALVAALEIATRHVAEEPFRLGVFQV; encoded by the coding sequence ATGTCCTCGAAGTCTGCTCGACCATCGTCCACCGATCTCGTCGCGCAACTTGCCGAATTGGAAACCGACCTGCGCCTAGGGGGTGGTCCGGCGGCAATTGAACGGCAGCATCAAAAAGGCCGGCTGACGGCCCGCGAGCGCATCGAGCGGTTACTCGATCCAGATTGTTCGTTCTTTGAACTGGGGCTGTGGGCTGCATGGGGGATGTACGCCCAGTGGGGCGGAGCGCCGGCGGCCGGCGTCGTGACCGGCATCGGCAAAATTTGCGGCCGGCGGCACATGATCGTCGCCAACGACGCCACGGTGAAGGCCGGAGCCTTTTTTCCCTCAACTGCGAAGAAAGTGCTGCGGGCCCAGCGGATCGCAGCGCAGAATCGGCTGCCGCTGGTCTATCTGGTAGACTCGGCCGGTGTCTTTTTGCCGTTGCAAGAAGATGTCTTTCCCGATGAAGACGACTTCGGCCGAATCTTTCGCAACAATGCAGTGATTTCGGCAATGGGCCTGCAGCAAATCGCGGCAATAATGGGCAACTGCGTGGCGGGTGGGGGGTACTTGCCGGTGTTGTGCGATAAGCTGTTGATGACGGAAGGCTCGGGTTTGTACCTTGCCGGACCTGCCCTCGTGAAAAGCGCCATCGGTCAAGAAGTTTCACACGAAGAACTCGGCGGCGCTGCCATGCACGCTCAAGTGAGCGGCACGATCGACTATCGCGATCCATCCGATGAAGCGTGCTTGGAGCGATTGCGCCGCTTGGCCGCGGCGGTTCGGCCGGACGACACCAATCCGCCGCCGCCGTTTCGGCGCGAGGCCGCAATCGAGGCGAAGCAGCCCGGAAAAAATCTGCACGAAATAGTATCGGTCAGTTCAACCGGCGATTACGAAGTCCGCGATGTATTTTCGTGCCTCGTCGATGCCGACAGTTTCGACGAGTATAAGCCGGAATTCGGCCAAACGCTCGTTTGCGGCACGGCGCGAATCGGCGGTTTTTCGGTCGGAATCGTCGCCAACCAGCGGCACCGCGTTCGTCCAGCCGATGGCCCCTATCAATTCGGCGGCGTGCTGTATGTAGACAGTGCCGAGAAGGCGGCGCGGTTCGTCATGAACTGCAATCAGGATTGGCTGCCGATTATCTTCTTGCAAGATGTGAATGGATTCATGGTTGGTCGCGATTCAGAGCGCGCCGGCATCATCAAAGCCGGAGCGAAACTAGTCAGCGCGATCAGCAACAGTCGCGTGCCGAAAATCACCGTGATTACCGGCGGCTCCTACGGCGCTGGCAACTATGCGCTGTGTGGCAAAGCATTCGATCCACGATTCATCTTCGCCTGGCCGACTGCCCGCATCGCGGTGATGGGGGGCGAACAAGCCGCCGAAACGCTGCTCGAAGTGGCCGTGAAAAGCGTTCAGCGACAAGGTGGCAAGGTCGATGCCGAAGAATTGGCAAAGCTCCGCGACACGGTCACCGCCGATTATGAACGGCAAACCGATGTCCGCTATGCTGCCGCTCGGGGCTGGGTCGATGCAATCATCGATCCAGCGACGACGCGGGAGGCCCTCGTTGCGGCACTCGAAATCGCCACCCGACATGTTGCCGAAGAACCGTTTCGACTGGGAGTGTTTCAGGTATAA
- a CDS encoding DUF1446 domain-containing protein: protein MPILRIANGAGFLGDNLDAPRRLVERAQVDYLTLEYLAELTMSILARQREKNPEAGFATDFIEVLKSLLPALKTQAQLKIITNAGGVNPAACAAAAGKMLDEAGLGDTSIGLVWGDDLLPQLDAMQAGGCRFENLDTSRPLAELRSKIVCANAYLGARPIAETLAAGARIVITGRVADASLTVGPAMHEFHHDWDDWNFLAGVSVAGHLIECGAQVTGGLFRHWEQLNLADVGYPIAEIADNGTCVIAKPGKTGGMVNRRTVIEQLGYEIGDPRHYLTPDVDVDFTTVQVEDIGPNRVAVRGATGCVAPESYKVSMAFQDGFAAAGQLLVYGSNCIAKARACGDMIFSRLQNAGLTFENKLIECLGAGDGVPEVRGWKAQRNGQESEAGNLQSRPREQASGTAAREVVLRVAVQDTRRDAVERFTREFAPLITSGPPGLAGYAAGRPQVRPVYAYWPTLVPKKIVVPQVCVRPAAEWIS, encoded by the coding sequence ATGCCTATTCTTCGCATCGCCAACGGCGCTGGATTTCTCGGCGACAATCTCGATGCGCCGCGGCGATTGGTCGAGCGCGCCCAGGTCGATTACCTGACCCTGGAATACTTGGCCGAGTTGACGATGTCGATTCTCGCGCGGCAGCGCGAAAAAAATCCGGAGGCCGGATTTGCGACCGATTTCATTGAAGTTCTGAAGAGCTTGTTGCCCGCTCTCAAGACGCAAGCCCAATTGAAAATCATCACCAACGCCGGCGGCGTGAATCCGGCGGCCTGTGCGGCAGCGGCGGGGAAAATGCTCGACGAGGCTGGCCTGGGAGATACGTCCATCGGCCTTGTTTGGGGAGACGATCTGCTGCCGCAGCTCGATGCAATGCAAGCTGGCGGTTGCCGGTTCGAGAATTTGGACACCAGCCGGCCGCTGGCCGAACTCCGATCCAAGATCGTTTGCGCGAATGCCTATCTCGGCGCGCGGCCAATCGCGGAAACCTTGGCGGCAGGAGCACGGATCGTCATCACTGGCCGCGTGGCGGATGCCTCGCTGACGGTAGGCCCTGCGATGCATGAGTTTCACCACGACTGGGATGACTGGAATTTTCTGGCCGGCGTCAGCGTGGCGGGGCATCTGATCGAATGCGGCGCCCAAGTGACCGGGGGCTTATTCCGACATTGGGAACAATTGAATCTTGCTGACGTCGGCTATCCAATCGCTGAAATCGCCGACAATGGAACGTGCGTGATTGCGAAGCCGGGTAAAACGGGCGGTATGGTTAACCGCCGCACCGTGATTGAGCAACTCGGTTACGAGATCGGCGATCCAAGACATTACCTTACTCCCGACGTCGATGTCGATTTCACGACAGTGCAAGTCGAGGACATTGGCCCAAATCGAGTAGCCGTGCGGGGCGCCACTGGTTGCGTCGCGCCGGAAAGCTACAAGGTTTCCATGGCCTTTCAAGACGGTTTCGCCGCCGCCGGCCAATTGCTGGTCTATGGTAGTAATTGCATTGCGAAGGCCCGCGCGTGTGGCGACATGATTTTTTCGCGCTTGCAAAACGCAGGCTTGACTTTTGAAAACAAATTGATTGAATGTCTTGGTGCCGGAGACGGAGTGCCCGAAGTAAGGGGTTGGAAGGCACAACGCAATGGGCAGGAGTCTGAGGCCGGGAACCTTCAGTCACGGCCGAGGGAGCAAGCCAGTGGTACGGCGGCAAGAGAAGTGGTGTTGCGCGTCGCGGTACAAGACACCCGTCGCGACGCGGTTGAGCGGTTTACGCGGGAATTCGCCCCGCTGATCACCAGTGGGCCACCCGGATTGGCCGGTTATGCCGCCGGCCGACCGCAGGTTCGCCCGGTATATGCGTATTGGCCGACGCTGGTGCCAAAGAAAATCGTGGTGCCCCAGGTTTGCGTTCGTCCTGCGGCAGAGTGGATAAGCTAG
- a CDS encoding enoyl-CoA hydratase/isomerase family protein — MSDSSPLVKVHVHESTGTLILNRPSKRNALTRAFIAELTQAIEDLRCERRVRAVVLAASGPAFCAGMDLQEMQETARLPNAVDLWQEDATAYRDLIESMLRLPKPIIATVGGSAVAGGAGLVLASDIVLGSPEAAFGLPEPRRGIVAGLVAPLLAFRLGAGRAGYLLMSAQLITAEFAQRMGIYHELLPGDQLWPRAHQLAGEIAQCAPEAMLITKRMLNETIGEQLVTQLAAGAAASATARTTDSAAEGLAAFLAKREPKFR, encoded by the coding sequence ATGTCTGACTCATCGCCGCTGGTTAAGGTTCACGTTCACGAGTCGACCGGTACGCTGATCCTCAATCGGCCGTCGAAGCGGAATGCACTGACGCGCGCGTTCATTGCAGAACTGACGCAAGCCATCGAAGATCTGCGCTGCGAGCGCCGCGTGCGAGCCGTTGTGCTGGCGGCAAGCGGTCCAGCCTTCTGTGCCGGCATGGACTTGCAAGAGATGCAAGAGACAGCGAGATTACCCAACGCGGTCGATTTATGGCAGGAAGATGCAACCGCGTATCGCGACTTGATCGAGTCGATGCTACGGCTTCCCAAGCCCATCATCGCGACTGTCGGCGGCTCGGCCGTCGCCGGCGGCGCTGGTTTGGTATTGGCAAGCGACATCGTTTTGGGATCGCCAGAGGCAGCGTTTGGACTGCCAGAGCCGCGGCGCGGCATTGTGGCCGGGTTGGTTGCCCCTCTGCTGGCGTTTCGTTTGGGGGCTGGCCGAGCCGGCTACTTGCTGATGAGCGCACAGTTGATCACCGCCGAATTTGCACAACGCATGGGGATTTACCATGAGTTGCTGCCGGGCGATCAGCTTTGGCCACGCGCGCATCAGTTGGCCGGCGAGATCGCGCAGTGCGCTCCTGAAGCAATGCTAATCACTAAGCGGATGCTGAACGAAACGATTGGAGAACAGCTCGTCACCCAACTTGCCGCCGGGGCGGCCGCCAGTGCGACGGCCCGCACCACCGACTCGGCTGCTGAAGGATTGGCGGCATTTTTAGCGAAGCGAGAACCGAAGTTTCGGTAG